A region from the Brevibacterium paucivorans genome encodes:
- a CDS encoding GNAT family N-acetyltransferase, giving the protein MTDYIFETFKPTITDNTPDEKTTNYIHAVRAGFHDKRVSGEKLLQRVKRAIADDRVFTAAYSQESYDHALDSDIPVATFAHFEKNVNVGGGKLIPAHLITWVTVRPTHRRRGLLRRLMTENLSNAADAGYPFAALTVTEGGIYRRFGFGAASWLTDLEVDTSPGFQLISEPDRRVEMCDARALQELAPQIYAEFQKKSPGAIGRQQALYDFAAGHDIETGEADDAVRGALHYDENGKPDGFVSFKHKAGDDWSHGTLELLDFIAVSNDAYSALWAFLGAIDLSVKVKFNNAAHQSPLPWLLTDPRRAKIVNENDGIWLRILDVKKSLEARAWLVGGELTLRINDDMGFADGTYRLVSDGQEATVTKLDDGEPADLEMNVSELGSLYLGGADPVVLARAGRITEVRPDAALEARSLFALERAPYTPNDF; this is encoded by the coding sequence GTGACCGATTACATTTTTGAGACGTTCAAGCCCACCATCACCGACAACACCCCAGATGAAAAAACCACCAACTACATTCATGCGGTGCGTGCGGGGTTCCACGACAAACGCGTGTCGGGGGAGAAGCTTCTGCAGCGTGTGAAGCGTGCGATCGCTGACGATCGCGTGTTCACTGCCGCTTACAGCCAAGAGTCATACGACCACGCGCTGGATTCCGACATCCCAGTCGCGACTTTTGCGCACTTCGAAAAGAACGTGAACGTGGGCGGCGGAAAGCTCATTCCTGCTCACCTCATCACATGGGTGACGGTGCGCCCCACCCACCGCAGGCGCGGACTGCTACGTCGCCTCATGACCGAAAACCTCTCCAACGCAGCCGACGCAGGTTACCCATTCGCAGCGCTCACGGTCACCGAAGGTGGCATTTACCGTCGCTTTGGTTTTGGTGCAGCTTCCTGGCTCACGGATCTGGAAGTCGACACGTCACCTGGATTCCAGCTCATCTCCGAGCCTGACCGCCGTGTCGAAATGTGTGATGCGCGGGCCCTGCAAGAACTCGCGCCACAGATCTACGCAGAGTTCCAAAAGAAGTCACCGGGTGCTATTGGCCGTCAGCAGGCGCTCTACGACTTCGCTGCCGGACACGACATCGAGACCGGAGAAGCCGACGATGCCGTACGCGGCGCCCTGCACTATGACGAAAACGGAAAGCCAGACGGTTTCGTTTCCTTCAAGCACAAGGCAGGTGATGACTGGTCACACGGAACCCTGGAACTGCTTGACTTCATCGCAGTGAGCAACGATGCATACTCGGCCCTGTGGGCATTCCTGGGCGCCATCGACTTGAGCGTGAAGGTGAAGTTCAACAATGCAGCGCACCAGTCACCTCTGCCATGGCTTTTGACCGACCCGCGCCGTGCCAAGATCGTCAACGAAAACGACGGAATCTGGTTGCGTATCCTCGATGTGAAGAAGTCGCTCGAAGCGCGCGCGTGGCTGGTTGGTGGCGAACTGACGTTGCGCATCAACGACGACATGGGATTCGCCGACGGCACGTACCGCCTGGTGTCCGACGGTCAGGAAGCGACCGTGACCAAGCTGGACGACGGCGAACCTGCCGACCTGGAAATGAACGTTTCTGAACTGGGCTCCCTGTACCTGGGTGGCGCCGACCCTGTGGTGCTTGCCCGCGCCGGACGCATCACGGAAGTCCGCCCAGATGCGGCCCTGGAAGCTCGGTCGCTGTTCGCGCTGGAACGCGCGCCGTACACCCCGAACGACTTCTAA
- a CDS encoding NAD-dependent epimerase/dehydratase family protein, with the protein MKYLVVGYGQIGQELVRQLTERGDRVTVVKRSGMAQRRGVEVIQGDVREVLPELSSDGFDGVFNCMHAPYSARAWRDVLIPREKQLLEWAGGVPVVFPESVYAWGTGAQVLKEGDPVEPASPLGEVRAQLLRNREACGGRTVSVVAADLIGPTASLAGAVFHQLVFDRVMKGNRPLGMGDVRAPRSITYIPDLVRGMMYAVENAHDLPSVVHAPALDPMSQVELARAFARVASKPEPAKVFQIPWTVMKVAGVFSETFRELHNQRYLWDSPHVLHTGMLADLPVTSLDVALKKCVSGREGASR; encoded by the coding sequence ATGAAGTATTTGGTAGTTGGGTACGGCCAGATTGGGCAGGAGCTTGTTCGGCAGCTAACTGAGCGTGGGGATCGCGTCACGGTCGTGAAGCGGTCAGGTATGGCGCAGCGCAGGGGAGTCGAGGTTATTCAGGGTGATGTGCGGGAAGTGCTTCCTGAGTTGAGTTCGGATGGGTTCGACGGGGTGTTTAACTGTATGCACGCGCCTTATAGTGCGCGCGCCTGGCGGGACGTGCTGATTCCGCGTGAGAAACAATTGCTCGAATGGGCTGGTGGCGTGCCGGTGGTTTTCCCCGAGTCCGTGTATGCGTGGGGGACCGGAGCGCAGGTGCTGAAGGAAGGGGACCCAGTTGAGCCAGCGTCGCCTTTAGGAGAAGTGCGAGCTCAACTGCTACGTAATCGCGAGGCGTGCGGTGGCAGGACCGTGTCCGTTGTTGCCGCGGATCTCATTGGTCCCACTGCGTCATTGGCTGGGGCGGTGTTTCATCAGCTGGTGTTTGATCGCGTGATGAAGGGCAACCGCCCGCTTGGTATGGGTGACGTGAGGGCGCCTCGGAGTATTACGTATATCCCCGATCTGGTCCGTGGAATGATGTATGCGGTTGAAAACGCGCATGACCTGCCGTCTGTCGTTCATGCGCCGGCGCTTGATCCGATGTCGCAAGTTGAGTTGGCTCGTGCGTTTGCGCGCGTGGCTTCTAAGCCCGAGCCGGCCAAGGTGTTCCAGATTCCCTGGACTGTGATGAAGGTGGCGGGCGTGTTTTCGGAAACCTTCCGCGAACTACACAATCAGAGGTACTTGTGGGACTCGCCGCACGTTCTTCACACAGGGATGCTGGCCGATCTTCCGGTGACGAGCCTGGATGTTGCTCTTAAGAAATGCGTGTCTGGGAGGGAAGGTGCTTCGCGGTAG
- a CDS encoding CPBP family intramembrane glutamic endopeptidase gives MTTSHGETPPNIPHPHNGPFETPAPEPRNEPFENHYRTAHDRWWMGLVGIIATIVVFFVVSVVGGIIAVAIDIATGAISQEDAMAGKITNTPLLLFTVNLSLILGGLVAWLAHRILHKQPWSRMFSVLPRMRWKWWGLSLACTVPLFVLYMGVGFLFDNSAIMGSGDSSFTFDGTALAYLLIIVLTTPFQAAAEEVMFRSYVPRVFGSWIPRVGGVVGVIVATILFTLAHGASDPWLWAYYAVFGLVMAALTHFSGGIEAPVVVHAVNNVTMFLIALFSGDISNAFERGEGSGGVFMLFPMVALFVIAGVLTLVARWKKVETVAPVHVRPVKQDQVPYGMQEQGSPGQAGVQPGQPGQPGYAPQGQPEQVQPGQPGQIQSGQTGQPHGQVPPAQPGQPEARPQQSFEPPADPTNRQHP, from the coding sequence ATGACTACTTCCCACGGCGAAACCCCACCGAACATTCCTCATCCCCACAACGGGCCGTTTGAAACTCCTGCGCCAGAGCCACGGAACGAACCGTTCGAAAACCATTACCGCACCGCGCACGACCGCTGGTGGATGGGGCTCGTGGGGATCATTGCGACCATAGTTGTTTTCTTTGTTGTGTCAGTTGTGGGTGGCATTATTGCAGTGGCGATCGACATCGCGACTGGTGCGATTTCACAAGAAGACGCCATGGCCGGCAAGATCACCAACACGCCGCTGTTGTTGTTCACGGTGAACCTGTCGCTCATTTTGGGTGGTCTTGTTGCTTGGCTCGCACACCGGATTTTGCACAAGCAGCCGTGGTCGCGCATGTTCTCGGTTTTGCCGCGCATGCGTTGGAAGTGGTGGGGGTTGAGCCTAGCGTGTACGGTGCCGTTGTTCGTGCTGTACATGGGAGTCGGATTTCTCTTTGACAACAGCGCAATTATGGGGTCGGGTGACTCGTCGTTCACGTTTGACGGTACGGCGCTGGCGTATTTGCTCATCATTGTGTTGACCACGCCGTTTCAGGCCGCAGCTGAAGAGGTCATGTTCCGTAGCTACGTTCCGCGCGTCTTTGGTTCGTGGATCCCGCGCGTGGGAGGGGTAGTTGGTGTCATTGTTGCCACGATCCTGTTCACGCTTGCGCACGGCGCTTCCGACCCATGGTTGTGGGCGTACTACGCGGTGTTTGGGCTGGTCATGGCTGCACTCACGCACTTCTCCGGTGGTATTGAAGCCCCCGTCGTTGTCCACGCAGTGAACAACGTGACCATGTTCCTCATTGCGTTGTTCTCTGGCGATATTTCTAACGCGTTCGAACGAGGCGAAGGCTCCGGTGGCGTGTTCATGCTGTTCCCCATGGTGGCGCTTTTCGTCATTGCTGGTGTTTTGACGCTTGTTGCGCGTTGGAAGAAGGTGGAGACGGTGGCCCCCGTTCACGTTCGTCCTGTTAAGCAGGACCAGGTGCCCTATGGAATGCAGGAGCAGGGTTCTCCAGGTCAAGCGGGCGTGCAGCCGGGACAGCCAGGTCAGCCTGGGTACGCTCCGCAAGGACAGCCGGAGCAGGTTCAGCCAGGTCAGCCGGGTCAGATTCAGTCTGGCCAGACTGGTCAACCGCATGGCCAAGTGCCCCCAGCTCAGCCGGGCCAACCTGAAGCGCGCCCTCAGCAGTCGTTCGAACCTCCAGCGGACCCGACGAACCGCCAACACCCGTAG
- a CDS encoding TetR/AcrR family transcriptional regulator translates to MTTRKPHAESRTQMRNGIITHGTRLLEKHGHAGLSLREVARSMGVAPSALYRHVKNRDELLTVLLVESFNRVADHVEKATHTATTPHARLHALTHALLEWAQRHPHQWALMYGTPVPNYAAPAESTTDPGTRVLTLFVHTVAHFDLGTAPASPALTEELARGATDLGAEMSPERATGAVLAWTSLIGLINAVQFGQLGPELTDLGSDLLDSWLRNLLGTQTSRTL, encoded by the coding sequence ATGACCACTCGAAAGCCCCACGCGGAGTCACGCACCCAGATGCGCAACGGCATCATCACGCACGGCACGCGACTTCTCGAAAAGCATGGGCACGCAGGACTGTCACTTCGCGAAGTCGCACGGTCCATGGGCGTCGCCCCTTCAGCGTTGTATCGACACGTGAAAAACCGCGACGAACTCCTCACCGTCCTCCTCGTCGAATCTTTCAACCGCGTAGCAGACCACGTCGAGAAAGCGACACACACCGCCACAACACCCCACGCGCGCCTTCACGCACTCACCCACGCGCTACTCGAATGGGCGCAACGCCACCCGCACCAGTGGGCCCTCATGTACGGCACGCCAGTCCCCAACTACGCCGCCCCCGCCGAGTCCACTACCGATCCCGGCACCCGAGTCCTCACCCTGTTCGTCCACACGGTCGCCCACTTCGACCTCGGGACGGCACCTGCCTCACCCGCACTTACAGAAGAACTCGCCCGAGGTGCCACAGACCTGGGCGCGGAAATGTCGCCTGAGCGCGCCACGGGTGCGGTGCTTGCCTGGACATCTCTCATTGGTCTGATTAACGCGGTTCAGTTCGGCCAGCTTGGCCCGGAACTTACTGACCTTGGAAGCGATCTGCTCGATTCGTGGCTACGGAATTTACTTGGAACCCAAACAAGCCGTACCCTCTGA